A single genomic interval of Lacrimispora sphenoides JCM 1415 harbors:
- the nuoF gene encoding NADH-quinone oxidoreductase subunit NuoF — translation MYRSHVLVCGGTGCTSSGSQQIMVKLRDELKNQGLDQEVSVVQTGCHGLCALGPIMIVYPDATFYAMVKEDDISEIVTEHLLKGRPVERLLYDETVTPAGIKALSDTDFYKKQHRIALRNCGVINPEEIEEYIGTGGYQALGKVLTEMTPDEVIQTLLDSGLRGRGGAGFPTGLKWKLAKQNDADQKYVCCNADEGDPGAFMDRSVLEGDPHALLEAMTIAGYAIGASQGYIYVRAEYPIAVQRLKIAIDQAKEMELLGDDIFGSGFSFNIDLRLGAGAFVCGEETALMVSIEGNRGEPRPRPPFPAQKGLFGKPTILNNVETYANIPQIILNGSEWFASMGTEKSKGTKVFALGGKIHNTGLVEVPMGTTLREIIEEIGGGIPNGKKFKAAQTGGPSGGCIPVEHYDIPIDYDNLIAIGSMMGSGGLIVMDETDCMVDIAKFFLEFTVEESCGKCTPCRIGTKRMLEILDKITKGQAKLEDLDRLEELCYYVKENSACGLGQTAPNPVLSTLKFFRDEYNAHIVDKTCPSGVCKALLSYHIDAEKCKGCTLCARNCPVNAISGSVKNPHVIDPEKCIKCGVCMEKCKFDAVYKK, via the coding sequence ATGTATCGTTCACATGTATTAGTTTGCGGCGGCACAGGATGTACTTCCTCTGGAAGCCAGCAGATTATGGTAAAATTAAGAGATGAATTAAAGAATCAGGGTCTGGATCAGGAAGTATCCGTTGTACAGACCGGCTGCCACGGCCTTTGTGCATTAGGCCCGATCATGATCGTTTACCCGGATGCCACCTTCTATGCAATGGTTAAGGAAGATGATATTTCTGAAATTGTAACCGAGCACTTATTAAAAGGACGTCCGGTGGAAAGACTACTTTATGATGAGACTGTGACTCCGGCAGGCATCAAGGCTTTAAGTGATACCGATTTCTATAAAAAACAGCACAGGATCGCTCTGCGCAACTGTGGTGTCATCAATCCGGAAGAGATTGAAGAATACATTGGTACCGGCGGATATCAGGCTCTTGGTAAGGTTCTTACTGAGATGACTCCTGACGAAGTGATCCAGACTCTCCTAGACAGCGGATTAAGAGGACGAGGCGGCGCAGGTTTCCCAACCGGCCTCAAATGGAAGCTGGCCAAGCAAAACGACGCAGATCAGAAGTATGTCTGTTGTAACGCAGACGAAGGCGACCCAGGCGCATTCATGGACCGTTCCGTATTAGAGGGTGATCCTCATGCTCTTTTGGAGGCCATGACCATTGCCGGCTATGCCATCGGTGCTTCCCAGGGTTACATCTACGTACGTGCTGAGTATCCCATCGCAGTACAGCGTTTAAAGATCGCCATTGACCAGGCCAAAGAGATGGAGCTTTTAGGCGACGATATCTTTGGATCCGGTTTCTCCTTTAACATTGACCTTCGTTTGGGTGCTGGTGCCTTCGTTTGCGGCGAAGAGACCGCACTTATGGTTTCCATCGAAGGCAACCGCGGTGAGCCAAGACCTCGTCCTCCGTTCCCGGCACAGAAAGGTTTATTCGGCAAGCCAACCATCTTAAATAATGTTGAAACTTATGCAAATATCCCGCAGATCATCTTAAACGGATCCGAATGGTTTGCTTCCATGGGTACTGAGAAATCCAAGGGAACAAAGGTATTCGCTTTAGGCGGAAAAATCCATAACACCGGACTGGTAGAAGTTCCTATGGGAACTACTCTCCGTGAGATCATCGAAGAAATCGGCGGCGGCATTCCAAACGGCAAAAAGTTCAAGGCTGCCCAGACCGGCGGACCATCCGGCGGCTGTATCCCTGTGGAACATTACGATATTCCTATTGATTACGACAACCTGATTGCAATCGGCTCCATGATGGGTTCCGGCGGTCTGATTGTTATGGATGAAACCGACTGTATGGTTGATATCGCAAAATTCTTCCTGGAATTCACCGTAGAAGAATCCTGCGGAAAATGTACGCCATGCCGTATCGGGACAAAGCGTATGCTGGAGATCCTCGATAAGATCACCAAGGGACAGGCAAAGCTGGAAGATTTAGACCGTCTGGAAGAGTTGTGCTACTATGTAAAAGAAAACTCTGCCTGCGGCCTTGGACAGACAGCACCAAACCCGGTTCTGTCAACCCTTAAGTTCTTCCGCGACGAATACAATGCCCATATTGTCGATAAGACATGTCCGTCTGGTGTGTGCAAAGCGCTGCTCTCCTATCATATTGATGCAGAGAAATGTAAGGGCTGTACCCTTTGTGCAAGAAACTGTCCGGTTAACGCTATCTCCGGTTCCGTTAAGAACCCACATGTCATTGATCCTGAGAAGTGTATCAAGTGCGGCGTATGTATGGAGAAATGTAAGTTTGACGCTGTTTACAAGAAATAA
- a CDS encoding NADH-dependent [FeFe] hydrogenase, group A6 — translation MENITIKINGMDVSAPAGSTILEAARLAHVEIPTLCFLKDMNEIAACRICTVEINGGKMAASCVYPINPGMEVKTNTPKLRDYRKKTLQLILSNHDRSCLSCVRSGNCELQTLCKELGVDVDDYYDGAKTPSTPDESAAHMVRDNSKCILCRRCSAVCEKVQGIGVIGPNERGFATVIGSAFDKGLGETSCVSCGQCIAVCPTGALYEKSSIDEVAAAIADPSKLVIVQTAPAVRAALGEEFGYSIGTNVEGQMVAALRRLGFDKVFDTNFSADLTIMEEAHEFIDRVQNGGVLPLITSCSPGWIKYCEHYFPDMTENLSSCKSPQQMFGAIAKSYYAEKMGLKPEDIVSVSVMPCTAKKFEIGRDDQDANGSPDVDYSMTTRELARMIKQSGIRFTELPDEDFDTPLGLGTGAAVIFGATGGVMEAALRTAVESLTGEELERPDFTDVRGTEGIKEATYRVGDLDVNVAVASGLGNARELLNRVKSGEANYHFIEIMGCPGGCVNGGGQPQQPGFVHNTTDIRGLRAKVLYDVDAAKTIRKSHENPAIKELYETYLGEPGSEKAHHLLHTTYVKRKINEI, via the coding sequence ATGGAGAATATCACAATAAAAATCAATGGCATGGACGTAAGCGCTCCGGCAGGCTCCACCATCCTGGAAGCTGCCAGACTGGCCCATGTTGAGATACCGACTTTATGCTTTTTAAAAGATATGAATGAAATCGCTGCCTGCCGTATCTGTACCGTTGAAATTAACGGCGGCAAAATGGCCGCTTCCTGCGTTTACCCCATTAATCCGGGCATGGAAGTAAAGACCAATACACCTAAACTTCGTGACTACAGAAAGAAAACGCTTCAGCTGATCCTTTCCAATCACGACCGTTCCTGTCTCTCCTGTGTCCGCAGCGGAAACTGCGAATTACAGACCTTATGTAAGGAACTGGGAGTTGATGTGGATGATTATTACGATGGGGCAAAAACACCTTCTACCCCAGATGAAAGTGCAGCCCATATGGTACGGGATAACAGCAAATGTATCCTTTGCCGCCGCTGTTCCGCTGTCTGTGAAAAAGTTCAGGGAATCGGGGTGATCGGACCGAATGAACGTGGATTCGCTACCGTCATCGGCTCTGCCTTTGACAAGGGACTTGGTGAAACAAGCTGCGTATCCTGCGGACAGTGTATCGCTGTCTGTCCTACCGGCGCTCTTTATGAGAAGAGCAGCATTGACGAAGTGGCTGCTGCCATTGCAGATCCGTCAAAGCTCGTGATCGTCCAGACCGCTCCGGCTGTACGTGCAGCCCTGGGAGAAGAATTCGGTTATTCCATCGGAACCAATGTGGAAGGCCAGATGGTTGCCGCTTTAAGAAGACTGGGCTTTGACAAGGTATTTGATACCAACTTCAGCGCCGATTTAACCATTATGGAAGAAGCACATGAATTCATTGACCGCGTGCAAAACGGCGGCGTCCTTCCATTAATCACCTCCTGCTCCCCAGGATGGATCAAATATTGTGAGCACTACTTCCCGGATATGACAGAGAACTTATCATCCTGCAAATCCCCGCAGCAGATGTTCGGCGCCATTGCCAAATCCTACTATGCGGAAAAGATGGGCCTGAAGCCAGAGGATATTGTATCTGTCAGCGTAATGCCATGTACCGCTAAGAAATTTGAAATCGGAAGAGATGACCAGGATGCCAACGGCTCTCCTGACGTAGATTATTCCATGACCACCAGAGAGCTGGCCAGAATGATCAAACAGTCAGGAATCCGGTTCACAGAGCTTCCTGACGAAGATTTCGACACACCTTTAGGCCTTGGTACCGGAGCAGCTGTTATCTTTGGAGCCACCGGCGGCGTTATGGAAGCAGCTTTAAGAACGGCTGTAGAAAGCCTGACCGGGGAAGAGCTTGAAAGACCTGACTTCACCGATGTTCGTGGAACAGAGGGTATCAAGGAAGCTACCTACCGTGTAGGCGATCTGGATGTAAATGTTGCAGTCGCTTCCGGTCTCGGCAATGCAAGGGAACTCCTTAACCGGGTGAAATCCGGAGAGGCAAATTATCACTTCATCGAGATCATGGGATGCCCCGGCGGATGTGTAAACGGCGGCGGACAGCCTCAGCAGCCTGGCTTTGTACACAATACAACGGATATCCGCGGCCTGCGCGCTAAGGTTCTTTATGATGTAGATGCTGCAAAGACCATTCGTAAGTCTCACGAGAACCCTGCAATCAAGGAACTTTATGAGACCTACCTTGGAGAGCCGGGAAGTGAAAAGGCTCATCACCTGCTTCATACAACTTATGTAAAGAGAAAAATAAACGAAATTTAA
- a CDS encoding DUF2264 domain-containing protein: MKFEVVNPNYEQSPFSGMDRSHWIEAGKFLLGGLFSHIKSIDDPVSPPRNEEKISYPSPGDQRGRIGAARFEGLARSLCMAVPLILEDENLTLNGINVRDYYAYQIVRGMTAGAETGFGTLNELIEEKVGPGPFQQTVECGIMGINLLISKPVIWDRFTQEEKDVVAGFLSEYGHYQTHDTNWRFFNLLALTFLKLEGYKVDEVLYKDHLEYLLSLYAGEGWYRDGNLFDYYSAWEFILDASLWCKYYGYKYEKEAAAVFEKNIGLFLSSYWRMFSEKGESILWGRSGIYRFCVSSALCAGGFLKKYDSSPDFTFPSARRLMSGNLLQFITKEEMFVNSVPCLGFYGPFLPMVQSYSCVSSPFWCSKAFLCLILEKEHPFWTEKEENPWDQTKDFVCTLGAPGIRFVNHKESGITEIKTSKFMFDGSSDYLPAYARAAFSSSLPWEKMAKTPAEAMAYKLNGKEVPTSFAFCKDEMGILYRTAFFDIMKSRAKKVDMADIEVPFGTLRVDRVRVNDRPFTLTLGHFGLPIEDGILEVKEGIVEYEKRSLPYIIAKAKNLQTAIVLYSGWQKLSYCIREDVNAVSKNSCLIYASYTREKFYDKSEYLIALYLTKDADSDFSPEELSAFGGRERVDFTGIDGFVCL; this comes from the coding sequence ATGAAATTTGAAGTTGTAAATCCCAATTATGAACAAAGCCCTTTCAGCGGAATGGACCGGAGCCATTGGATAGAGGCGGGGAAGTTTCTGCTTGGGGGGCTGTTTTCCCATATAAAATCCATAGACGATCCGGTATCTCCCCCAAGAAACGAAGAAAAAATAAGTTACCCGTCTCCCGGCGATCAGAGGGGGCGCATAGGCGCGGCACGATTTGAAGGACTGGCAAGATCCTTGTGTATGGCGGTCCCTCTGATACTGGAAGACGAAAACCTGACTCTGAACGGAATCAATGTTCGTGATTACTACGCATATCAAATCGTTCGGGGAATGACTGCAGGTGCTGAAACAGGGTTTGGGACTTTGAACGAACTTATAGAAGAAAAGGTTGGCCCGGGCCCTTTTCAGCAAACTGTGGAATGCGGGATCATGGGGATCAACCTTCTCATTTCCAAACCTGTGATCTGGGACAGATTTACGCAGGAAGAAAAGGATGTTGTGGCAGGATTCTTATCCGAATATGGACATTATCAGACCCATGATACCAATTGGCGATTTTTTAATTTACTGGCACTTACGTTTTTAAAGCTAGAAGGCTATAAGGTGGATGAAGTGTTATATAAAGACCACCTGGAGTATCTGCTTTCTTTGTATGCGGGCGAAGGCTGGTATAGGGACGGAAATCTCTTTGATTATTATAGTGCCTGGGAATTTATATTAGATGCCTCGCTTTGGTGTAAATATTACGGCTACAAATACGAAAAGGAAGCAGCAGCTGTATTTGAAAAGAATATCGGTTTATTTTTATCGTCTTATTGGAGAATGTTCAGTGAAAAGGGCGAAAGCATCCTTTGGGGGCGGAGCGGAATCTACCGTTTCTGTGTATCGTCCGCCCTTTGTGCAGGCGGATTTTTAAAGAAATATGACAGCTCTCCTGATTTCACATTTCCTTCTGCCCGCCGTCTTATGTCCGGAAATCTTTTGCAATTTATCACGAAAGAAGAAATGTTTGTAAATTCGGTTCCCTGTCTCGGCTTTTATGGTCCGTTTTTGCCTATGGTACAGTCGTATTCCTGTGTGAGCAGTCCTTTTTGGTGCAGCAAAGCCTTTTTGTGCCTGATCCTTGAAAAAGAACATCCTTTCTGGACTGAAAAAGAGGAGAATCCCTGGGACCAGACAAAGGACTTTGTATGTACGCTGGGGGCACCGGGCATCCGGTTCGTAAATCACAAGGAAAGCGGCATTACAGAAATAAAAACGTCTAAATTTATGTTTGATGGGTCTTCAGATTACCTTCCCGCATATGCAAGAGCTGCATTTTCTTCTTCGCTTCCTTGGGAGAAGATGGCAAAAACCCCGGCGGAAGCGATGGCATATAAATTAAATGGAAAGGAAGTGCCCACATCCTTTGCTTTTTGTAAAGATGAGATGGGTATTTTGTACCGGACAGCTTTCTTTGATATAATGAAAAGCAGGGCGAAAAAAGTCGATATGGCGGATATAGAAGTTCCTTTCGGTACGCTTCGGGTGGACAGGGTAAGGGTAAATGACAGGCCTTTTACGTTGACTTTAGGGCATTTCGGACTTCCCATAGAAGATGGGATTTTGGAAGTAAAGGAAGGAATCGTTGAATATGAAAAGCGAAGCCTTCCTTACATAATCGCAAAAGCGAAAAATCTTCAGACAGCAATCGTATTATATTCGGGTTGGCAGAAGCTTTCCTATTGTATCAGGGAGGATGTCAATGCGGTGTCTAAAAATTCCTGTCTAATATATGCTTCGTATACAAGAGAAAAATTCTATGATAAATCAGAATACTTAATCGCTCTATATCTGACGAAAGACGCGGATTCAGACTTTAGCCCGGAGGAATTATCTGCATTTGGCGGAAGAGAAAGGGTTGACTTTACAGGGATCGACGGGTTCGTATGTCTTTAG
- a CDS encoding sugar phosphate isomerase/epimerase family protein, producing MKYSVFTVGLPEMTIEEALKKMKEYGYDGVDFRVAEIKEEFAKEQPSYWRNNYCTVDINTVEEKAEELKALADKYGLEVNALASYLTCTDDIDKITSVMRAAKKMGAGRIRVNAPKYDAEKGYKQVFEEALCGFQRVEEKAKETGIKAHFEMHHGTITPSASAAYALAKNFDPEYIGVIYDTGNIIYEGLEEYQMALEILGEYLDHIHIKNACWLKKGEKYGADWASFSDGYADFPKFFNALKAVGYDGYVTFEDFSGKESSDEKLKNNLIFIKEIIG from the coding sequence TGTTTACTGTGGGCCTTCCTGAAATGACAATAGAGGAAGCTCTTAAAAAAATGAAAGAGTATGGTTATGACGGTGTGGATTTCAGGGTAGCAGAAATAAAAGAGGAGTTTGCCAAGGAACAACCGTCTTACTGGAGAAATAATTACTGCACCGTGGATATAAACACGGTGGAAGAAAAGGCGGAGGAGTTAAAGGCTTTGGCGGATAAATACGGTTTAGAGGTCAATGCCCTTGCTTCTTATCTTACCTGTACCGATGATATTGATAAAATCACTTCTGTTATGCGGGCTGCAAAAAAGATGGGAGCCGGGAGGATCCGTGTGAACGCCCCTAAATATGATGCTGAAAAGGGCTATAAGCAGGTGTTTGAAGAAGCGCTCTGCGGCTTTCAGAGAGTGGAAGAAAAAGCAAAGGAAACAGGAATAAAGGCGCATTTTGAAATGCACCACGGAACAATTACTCCTTCCGCGTCCGCGGCTTACGCACTTGCTAAAAACTTTGATCCAGAATATATCGGTGTTATCTATGATACAGGAAATATCATATACGAAGGTCTGGAAGAATACCAGATGGCTCTGGAAATCCTGGGGGAATATTTAGACCATATACATATTAAAAATGCCTGCTGGCTGAAAAAAGGAGAGAAATACGGAGCAGACTGGGCGTCTTTTTCCGACGGATATGCGGACTTTCCAAAATTTTTTAATGCATTAAAAGCCGTAGGCTATGATGGCTATGTGACGTTTGAGGATTTTTCAGGCAAAGAAAGCTCGGATGAAAAGCTAAAAAACAATCTTATTTTCATAAAAGAGATCATTGGTTGA